A window of the Stigmatella aurantiaca genome harbors these coding sequences:
- a CDS encoding Hsp33 family molecular chaperone HslO, with protein MSDELVSALLKDVDLRVVLALTSGLSRQARTTHKSEPASAALLSQGLTAAALMGALQKSESRINIQLECDGPLRGFFVDGDASGLVRGYVKNPYVAHVGAEGRYRWRPVFGNKGYISVLRDIGGGEHYRSSVELERFDFTEDLERYFGISDQVATQLLLEQVPREEGDTSEPLGTVAGLILQPLPDGDRDAFQAIGGQLRQRFRAVLESHGTEGATAVLKALLPDQPSLEVMSRYPLSFGCSCSRDRVKRALLAMGKEELLDLLEKDGQAEATCQFCTTHYVIPGPEIRELLTAASN; from the coding sequence GTCAGTGCCCTGTTGAAGGACGTGGATCTCCGGGTGGTGCTCGCCCTCACCTCGGGGCTGTCGCGCCAGGCCCGCACCACGCACAAGAGTGAGCCCGCCTCCGCCGCCCTGCTGTCCCAGGGGCTCACGGCCGCGGCCCTGATGGGGGCCCTCCAGAAGAGCGAGTCGCGCATCAACATCCAGCTCGAGTGCGACGGGCCGCTGCGCGGCTTCTTCGTGGACGGGGACGCCTCGGGGCTGGTGCGCGGCTACGTCAAGAACCCCTACGTGGCCCACGTGGGCGCCGAGGGCCGGTACCGCTGGCGTCCGGTGTTCGGCAACAAGGGCTACATCTCCGTGCTGCGCGACATCGGCGGGGGCGAGCACTACCGCTCCTCGGTGGAGCTGGAGCGCTTCGATTTCACGGAAGACCTGGAGCGCTACTTCGGCATCTCCGACCAGGTGGCCACCCAGCTCCTGCTGGAGCAGGTCCCCCGCGAGGAGGGGGACACCTCCGAGCCGCTGGGCACGGTGGCGGGTTTGATTCTCCAACCGTTGCCCGACGGGGACCGGGACGCCTTCCAGGCCATTGGCGGCCAGCTCCGGCAGCGGTTCCGCGCGGTGCTGGAGTCCCATGGAACGGAAGGGGCCACCGCGGTGCTCAAGGCCCTGCTGCCCGACCAGCCCTCGCTGGAAGTCATGTCCCGCTACCCCCTGAGCTTCGGCTGCTCGTGCAGCCGGGACCGGGTGAAGCGCGCCCTGCTGGCCATGGGCAAGGAGGAGCTGCTGGACCTTCTGGAAAAGGACGGGCAGGCCGAGGCGACGTGCCAGTTTTGTACGACGCACTACGTTATCCCCGGCCCGGAAATCCGGGAGTTGCTGACGGCCGCGTCGAACTAA
- a CDS encoding phosphoribosyltransferase, with protein sequence MATKRAAPRNAKPSNVPSKRKVEKLVSIPDDVVLAPQVEAPRQQAGRDLSRQRSAVRELSWADFDRAVQGLARAIRKAYAPQAIVGVAHGGVFVGGALASALDCEFFPVRISRRSRDRQGGAKPQMFGEMPRELKGLRVLIVDDVASSGDTLELASTRAREVGAKDVKTAALVSRPEGYVPSFCSLKSSEVVVFPWDYEPALAGASSTGDDVDPDKAGA encoded by the coding sequence GTGGCTACGAAGCGGGCAGCTCCCCGGAACGCCAAGCCCTCGAACGTGCCTTCCAAGCGGAAGGTCGAGAAGCTCGTCTCCATTCCCGATGATGTCGTCCTGGCCCCTCAGGTCGAAGCGCCGCGGCAGCAGGCGGGCCGGGACCTGTCCCGGCAGCGCTCCGCGGTGCGGGAGCTGTCGTGGGCGGACTTCGACCGCGCGGTGCAGGGCCTGGCGCGCGCCATCCGCAAGGCGTACGCGCCGCAGGCCATCGTGGGCGTGGCCCACGGCGGGGTGTTCGTGGGCGGGGCGCTGGCCAGCGCGCTCGACTGCGAGTTCTTCCCCGTGCGCATCAGCCGCCGGAGCCGGGACCGGCAGGGCGGCGCCAAGCCCCAGATGTTCGGGGAGATGCCGCGCGAGCTGAAGGGGCTGCGCGTGCTCATCGTCGATGACGTGGCCTCCAGTGGCGACACGCTGGAGCTGGCCTCCACGCGGGCGCGCGAGGTCGGGGCCAAGGACGTGAAGACCGCGGCCCTGGTGTCCCGGCCGGAAGGGTACGTGCCCAGCTTCTGCTCGCTGAAGAGCTCCGAGGTGGTGGTCTTCCCCTGGGACTATGAGCCCGCGCTGGCGGGCGCTTCGTCCACCGGGGACGACGTGGACCCGGACAAGGCGGGCGCGTAA
- the selB gene encoding selenocysteine-specific translation elongation factor, with protein sequence MIIGTAGHIDHGKTSLVKALTGIDTDRLKEEKRRGITLELGFAHLSLEGGAVAGVVDVPGHERFIKAMAAGAGGVDLAVLVVAADEGVMPQTREHLDICRLLGVKAGVIALTKADLLADLGEEWLSLVKADLVALTVGTFLEGAPVVPCSARTGAGLPELRAALSQAARALPARPAEGPAFLPVDRVFSLKGFGTVVTGTLLSGALEEEESVSLLPGLPGPLRVRGLQVHGEARKKVLAGQRTAVNLAGVEAGQLHRGMVLVRAGELPETRMLDVELSLLPAVEQALPRRRKLLLHLGTAQVEATVALLDQARLEPGATGLAQLRLDAPVAALVGQRFILRGSRALPGRGATVAGGRVLSLTPPRRRKGAAAVVGQLLEADAGGQAAWLLRQAGYRGLTHAELFGRAGLPSKTLTRALELLGSRGGALLVDRDRRLYLAGEVFEALQRRTVAMLAAFHEREPMREGLSREELRQRLSPELDPRIFQRVTQALVEQGQATLDKDTIRLQGRGRVLTLADEGARARLAAELSQAALAPPTLGELAGKLQLPPARLQELLAVMVREGLLVRVNEALHFDAEALAGLREQLVAYLREHKEISTQAFKDMVGQSRKFVIPLSEYFDRERVTLRVGDKRVLRRG encoded by the coding sequence ATGATCATCGGGACGGCGGGCCACATCGACCACGGCAAGACGTCCCTGGTGAAGGCCCTGACCGGCATCGACACGGACCGGCTCAAGGAAGAGAAGCGCCGGGGCATCACCCTGGAGTTGGGCTTTGCCCACCTGTCGCTGGAAGGTGGCGCCGTGGCGGGCGTGGTGGATGTGCCCGGCCACGAGCGCTTCATCAAGGCGATGGCTGCGGGCGCGGGGGGCGTGGACCTGGCGGTGCTGGTGGTGGCCGCGGACGAGGGCGTCATGCCCCAGACGCGCGAGCACCTGGACATCTGCCGCTTGCTGGGCGTGAAGGCCGGGGTTATCGCGCTCACCAAGGCGGACCTGCTGGCGGACTTGGGCGAGGAGTGGCTCTCGCTGGTGAAGGCGGACCTGGTGGCGCTCACCGTGGGGACCTTCCTGGAGGGGGCCCCGGTGGTGCCGTGCTCCGCGAGGACGGGGGCAGGGCTTCCGGAGCTGCGCGCGGCCCTGTCCCAGGCGGCCCGGGCGCTGCCCGCGCGCCCCGCGGAGGGCCCCGCCTTCCTGCCGGTGGACCGCGTCTTTTCACTCAAGGGCTTCGGCACGGTGGTGACGGGCACGCTGCTGTCGGGGGCGCTGGAGGAAGAGGAGAGCGTCTCGCTGCTGCCGGGTCTGCCGGGGCCCCTCCGCGTGCGGGGGCTCCAGGTGCATGGCGAGGCCCGGAAGAAGGTGCTCGCGGGGCAGCGGACGGCGGTGAACCTCGCGGGTGTCGAGGCCGGACAGCTTCACCGGGGCATGGTGCTGGTGCGCGCCGGGGAGCTGCCCGAGACGCGGATGCTGGATGTGGAGCTGAGCTTGCTGCCCGCCGTGGAGCAGGCGCTCCCCCGGCGCCGCAAGCTGCTGCTGCACCTGGGCACCGCGCAGGTGGAGGCCACGGTGGCCCTGCTGGATCAGGCGCGCCTGGAGCCCGGGGCGACGGGGCTGGCCCAGTTGCGGCTGGATGCCCCCGTGGCCGCGCTGGTGGGGCAGCGGTTCATCCTTCGCGGCTCGCGCGCCCTGCCGGGCCGGGGGGCCACGGTGGCCGGGGGCCGGGTGCTCTCGCTCACCCCGCCGCGCCGCCGCAAGGGCGCCGCCGCCGTGGTGGGGCAATTGCTGGAGGCCGACGCGGGCGGACAGGCCGCGTGGCTGCTGCGGCAGGCCGGCTACCGGGGGCTGACCCATGCGGAGCTGTTCGGCCGCGCGGGTCTTCCGTCCAAAACCCTCACCCGGGCCCTGGAGCTGCTGGGGAGCCGGGGAGGGGCGCTGCTGGTGGACCGCGACCGGCGGCTCTACCTCGCGGGAGAAGTCTTCGAGGCGCTGCAGCGGCGCACGGTGGCGATGCTGGCCGCCTTCCACGAGCGCGAGCCCATGCGCGAGGGGCTCTCCCGGGAGGAGCTTCGCCAGCGGCTGTCTCCCGAGCTGGACCCACGCATCTTCCAGCGGGTGACACAGGCCCTGGTGGAGCAGGGCCAGGCCACGCTGGACAAGGACACCATCCGGCTCCAGGGCCGGGGCCGGGTGCTGACCCTGGCGGACGAGGGCGCGCGTGCCCGGCTGGCGGCGGAGCTGTCTCAGGCGGCCCTGGCGCCCCCCACGCTCGGTGAACTCGCCGGGAAACTCCAGCTCCCCCCCGCCCGGCTGCAGGAGTTACTGGCGGTGATGGTCAGGGAGGGACTTCTGGTGCGTGTGAACGAAGCGCTACACTTCGATGCGGAAGCGTTGGCGGGGCTTCGCGAGCAGCTGGTGGCGTATCTGCGAGAGCACAAGGAGATCTCCACGCAGGCGTTCAAGGACATGGTCGGCCAGAGCCGCAAGTTCGTCATCCCGCTCTCGGAGTATTTCGACCGGGAGCGGGTCACGCTGCGGGTGGGCGACAAGCGGGTACTGCGGCGAGGATGA
- a CDS encoding ATP-binding protein codes for MSTTRYSPAQLRALIEALENPMVVLKEHSLWLVNEAYLRMLGLPREEVEGESALRFISPHERSLLGASMQRLLEGAPPPTGSVRHLVPAAGGRMLKMAIQPQEVALEDGSKGWLLNLIPLTELMPLLNVAERLMERSARLVTARSEQAVRQVTLEMLASAGFLARFLSRDGECLGPSGEKPLPEDGPRVKEALSQGHPVFGATGHGTAFHVYVPLGEALQEVLWVGGSELALTHGSVLMLFAKMVGAALSEARLQAESARGKWEMEALAEVARFVARVEPPSAGAFLERLQGLLSADAVLLHVREEEGAPPVPKASVGLTAVDPSRDMGRLGRVLSEAVLGSEPGVLSGEAEGQALREASGGKLGCGAAVRLTRGGAVYGTLQVLRGPARPFQRADLRLLGTVAELLVTLLEQHRLRAESARQLSETRLLLDLARTTSAVLDTASILDLAADFLVRLLGVSNCAILLYDDQAKVLRGAAASSAYRDFFREVTLPLTSDDVAARAARERRSIAVEDVEKAAGDGIPAFVQTLGEKALLALPLTSRDELIGVVLVDDTRGPRVFGPSLIELAEATCGQLSMAIANARLYESLWASYAELAATRAEMVKRERLAALGELSAIVAHEVRNPLGVIFNAVASLRRLVPPQGDASMLLDILAEESDRLNRMVADLLDYTRPREPILHPEHLDRVIQDALDAARLQGGPGGQTVSVQMEVEPALPPVPMDRRLIRQALINIFVNAIQAMPQGGVVRVNARREPHAGRESLRIDVTDQGMGIPAELLHRVFEPFFTTKAQGTGLGLAVVKRILEEHRGEIAVEGTQGQGTTFTLRLPFQPPTLP; via the coding sequence ATGAGCACGACGCGTTACAGCCCGGCGCAACTGCGCGCCTTGATCGAAGCCCTCGAGAACCCGATGGTGGTGCTCAAGGAGCATTCGCTGTGGCTGGTGAACGAGGCCTACCTGCGCATGCTGGGCTTGCCGCGTGAGGAAGTCGAAGGCGAGTCGGCCCTGAGGTTCATCAGCCCGCACGAGCGCAGCCTGCTGGGCGCCTCGATGCAACGGCTCCTGGAGGGGGCACCGCCGCCCACCGGCTCCGTCCGGCACCTGGTCCCCGCTGCGGGGGGGCGGATGCTCAAGATGGCCATTCAGCCCCAGGAGGTGGCGCTGGAGGACGGCTCCAAGGGCTGGCTGCTCAACCTCATCCCGCTGACGGAGCTGATGCCGCTGCTGAACGTGGCCGAGCGTTTGATGGAGCGCTCGGCCCGGCTGGTGACGGCGCGCTCGGAGCAGGCGGTGCGCCAGGTGACCCTGGAGATGCTGGCCTCGGCGGGCTTCCTGGCGCGGTTCCTCTCGCGCGACGGGGAGTGCCTGGGGCCCAGTGGGGAGAAGCCGCTGCCGGAGGATGGGCCGCGGGTGAAGGAGGCGCTCTCCCAGGGTCACCCCGTCTTCGGGGCCACGGGGCACGGCACCGCGTTCCACGTCTATGTGCCCCTGGGCGAGGCGCTCCAGGAGGTGTTGTGGGTGGGGGGCTCGGAGCTGGCGCTGACGCATGGCTCGGTGCTGATGCTCTTCGCCAAGATGGTGGGGGCGGCGCTGTCCGAGGCGCGCCTGCAGGCCGAGAGCGCCCGCGGCAAGTGGGAGATGGAGGCCCTGGCGGAGGTGGCGCGCTTCGTGGCGCGGGTGGAGCCTCCCAGCGCCGGCGCGTTCCTCGAGCGGCTCCAGGGGCTGTTGTCCGCCGACGCTGTCCTGCTGCATGTCCGGGAAGAGGAGGGCGCGCCGCCGGTGCCCAAGGCCAGCGTGGGGCTGACGGCGGTGGACCCCTCCCGGGACATGGGGCGCCTGGGCCGCGTGTTGAGCGAGGCGGTGCTGGGAAGTGAGCCGGGCGTCCTGTCGGGCGAGGCCGAGGGCCAGGCCCTGCGGGAGGCCTCGGGCGGGAAGCTGGGCTGTGGGGCCGCGGTGCGCCTCACGCGGGGCGGCGCGGTGTACGGCACGCTCCAGGTGCTGCGCGGGCCGGCCCGCCCCTTTCAGCGCGCGGACCTGCGGCTGCTGGGCACGGTGGCCGAGCTGCTGGTGACGCTGCTGGAGCAGCACCGCCTGCGCGCCGAGTCCGCCCGGCAGCTCTCCGAGACGCGCCTGCTGCTGGACCTGGCCCGCACCACCTCGGCGGTGCTCGACACGGCCAGCATCCTGGACCTGGCGGCGGACTTCCTCGTGCGCCTGCTGGGGGTGTCCAACTGCGCCATCCTGCTCTACGACGACCAGGCCAAGGTGCTGCGCGGCGCGGCGGCCTCGTCGGCCTACCGGGACTTCTTCCGCGAGGTGACGCTCCCGCTCACCAGCGATGACGTGGCGGCCCGCGCGGCGCGCGAGCGACGCTCCATCGCCGTGGAGGACGTGGAGAAGGCGGCGGGGGACGGCATTCCCGCGTTCGTCCAGACCCTGGGGGAGAAGGCGCTGCTGGCCCTGCCCCTCACCTCGCGTGACGAGCTCATCGGCGTGGTGCTGGTGGATGACACCCGGGGGCCGCGCGTCTTCGGCCCCTCGCTCATCGAGCTGGCGGAGGCCACCTGTGGCCAGCTCTCCATGGCCATCGCCAACGCGCGGCTCTACGAGTCGCTCTGGGCCTCGTACGCGGAGCTGGCGGCCACGCGCGCGGAGATGGTCAAACGGGAGCGGCTCGCGGCCCTGGGCGAGCTGTCCGCCATCGTCGCCCACGAGGTTCGCAATCCCCTGGGGGTCATCTTCAACGCCGTGGCATCGCTGCGCCGCCTGGTTCCTCCCCAGGGGGACGCCTCCATGTTGCTGGACATCCTGGCCGAGGAGAGCGATCGCCTCAATCGCATGGTGGCGGACCTGCTGGACTACACACGGCCTCGAGAGCCCATCCTCCATCCGGAGCACCTGGACCGCGTGATTCAGGATGCGCTGGACGCGGCCCGGCTCCAGGGCGGCCCCGGCGGCCAGACGGTCTCCGTGCAGATGGAGGTGGAGCCCGCGCTGCCGCCGGTGCCCATGGACCGGCGGCTCATCCGCCAGGCGCTCATCAACATCTTCGTCAACGCCATCCAGGCCATGCCCCAGGGGGGCGTGGTGCGGGTGAATGCCCGCCGCGAGCCCCACGCGGGCCGTGAGTCCCTGCGCATCGACGTGACGGACCAGGGCATGGGCATTCCCGCGGAACTCTTGCACCGTGTCTTCGAACCCTTCTTCACCACCAAGGCCCAGGGCACCGGCCTGGGCCTGGCCGTGGTGAAGCGCATCCTGGAAGAGCACCGCGGGGAGATTGCCGTGGAAGGCACCCAGGGCCAGGGCACCACCTTCACCCTCCGGCTTCCCTTCCAACCGCCGACGCTCCCGTGA
- a CDS encoding sigma-54-dependent transcriptional regulator, translated as MDDQRNMRATTALLLRAAGHTVSEAATGEEALGLLAGGGVDLLLTDLKMEPMDGLTLLKRALEVAPRLQVILMTAFGSIESAVEAMRLGAYDYVTKPFKESEVRYRVERALERAGLLSAVNMFSGEFNQRHSLSALVGSSPAMLELKTRLVRVAQSDATVLIQGESGTGKELVARALHAQSRRSTKPFVPVNCAAISETLLESELFGHAKGAFTGAVKTRRGLFEEADGGTLFIDEVTETSPAFQSKLLRTLQEGEVRRVGESTSLRVDVRTAAATNRDIELEVQEKRFRQDLYYRLNVVTLRVPPLRERLEDVPALAKHFLERSNARSPRPRQLSASAVAHLMGYAFPGNVRELENLIEQAAALAEGDELQAEDFPIRPQTRAAPPAGSGHLSVVESPGARIPTLAETVDDAERRAIAQSLERNGTDLAQVAEELGISSTTLWRKMKRLNLRPPGDVGRE; from the coding sequence GTGGATGACCAGCGCAACATGCGCGCCACCACCGCGCTCCTCCTGCGCGCCGCAGGCCACACCGTGTCCGAGGCCGCCACCGGCGAGGAGGCCCTGGGCCTGCTGGCGGGCGGCGGCGTGGACCTGCTCCTCACCGACCTCAAGATGGAGCCCATGGATGGGCTCACGCTGCTCAAGCGGGCCCTGGAGGTGGCGCCGCGGCTGCAGGTCATCTTGATGACGGCCTTCGGCTCCATCGAGAGCGCCGTGGAGGCCATGCGGCTGGGCGCGTACGACTATGTGACGAAGCCCTTCAAGGAGAGCGAGGTCCGCTACCGCGTGGAGCGGGCCCTGGAGCGCGCGGGGCTGCTGTCCGCGGTGAACATGTTCTCCGGCGAGTTCAACCAGCGCCACAGCCTGTCCGCGCTGGTGGGCAGCAGCCCGGCGATGCTGGAGCTGAAGACGCGGCTGGTGCGCGTGGCGCAGAGCGACGCCACCGTCCTCATCCAGGGCGAGAGCGGCACCGGCAAGGAGCTGGTGGCCCGGGCGCTGCACGCCCAGAGCCGCCGCAGCACCAAGCCCTTCGTTCCCGTCAACTGCGCCGCCATCTCCGAGACGCTGCTGGAGAGCGAGCTGTTCGGCCATGCCAAGGGCGCCTTCACCGGCGCGGTGAAGACCCGGCGGGGCCTGTTCGAGGAGGCCGATGGGGGCACGCTCTTCATCGACGAGGTGACGGAGACGAGCCCCGCCTTCCAGTCCAAGCTGCTGCGCACGCTCCAGGAGGGAGAGGTGCGCCGGGTGGGTGAGTCCACCTCGCTGCGCGTGGATGTGCGCACCGCGGCCGCCACCAACCGGGACATCGAGCTGGAGGTGCAGGAGAAGCGCTTCCGGCAGGACCTGTACTACCGGCTCAACGTGGTGACGCTGCGGGTGCCGCCCCTGAGGGAGCGGCTGGAGGATGTGCCCGCGCTCGCCAAGCACTTCCTGGAGCGCTCCAATGCGCGGAGCCCCCGGCCCCGGCAGCTCTCGGCCTCGGCGGTGGCGCACCTGATGGGCTACGCGTTCCCGGGCAACGTCCGCGAGCTGGAGAACCTCATTGAACAGGCCGCCGCCCTGGCCGAGGGCGATGAGCTGCAAGCGGAGGACTTTCCGATCCGTCCTCAGACCCGGGCGGCCCCCCCGGCGGGCAGTGGCCACCTCTCCGTGGTGGAGTCCCCAGGGGCGCGGATTCCCACCCTGGCCGAGACGGTCGATGACGCCGAGCGCCGGGCCATCGCCCAGTCCCTGGAACGCAATGGGACGGACCTGGCCCAGGTCGCGGAGGAGCTGGGCATCTCCTCCACCACCCTGTGGCGCAAGATGAAGCGCCTCAACCTCCGGCCGCCCGGAGATGTGGGCCGCGAATGA
- a CDS encoding NADH-quinone oxidoreductase subunit N: MTPNLTSADFLPVLPAIILVVGACVLLLSEVFLSANSSRGYQTVLATATAVVAATVSVALMFQPPQQVFLGYAVLDPFSSFLSFVVCVALALAALSAAGFLRRRGAERGEFYALMLFASAGMSLLAVSAELITIFVNIEVLSIGTYALTSYLRRGTRPSEAGFKYFILGAFSSAVLLYGAALLYGATGHTRLSELSAALPGALVDHRALVYSGVILVAAGFAFKVAAVPFHMWTPDVYEGAPTPVTALMSAGVKAAAFAALVRVFLSVSQGMDPQVPFVIFSVLAFLSMIIGNLLALPQRNVKRMLAYSSIAHAGYLLVGVASLFVNRPGEQFRLLAPTLLGAGSPLEIARADALRGILFYLLAYTVTAAGAFALVSSLERREDEEKGTAWDLDRFSGLAQRRPGWALAMAVFMLSLSGIPPTIGFMGKLLLFRSAVDTGLVGLAIVGMLTSAVGVYYYLRVIVYMFMRPVPEGAHTLERIWTTELTLVLSTAAVVVLGILPGPVTGWLAQAGTLFIGP; encoded by the coding sequence ATGACTCCCAATCTCACCTCGGCAGATTTCCTCCCGGTACTGCCCGCCATCATCCTGGTGGTGGGAGCCTGCGTCCTGCTGCTGTCGGAGGTCTTCCTCTCCGCCAACTCCTCGCGCGGCTACCAGACGGTGCTGGCCACGGCGACGGCGGTGGTGGCCGCCACCGTCTCCGTCGCGCTGATGTTCCAGCCCCCGCAGCAGGTGTTCCTCGGCTACGCGGTGCTGGACCCCTTCTCCAGCTTCCTGTCCTTCGTCGTGTGCGTGGCCCTGGCGCTGGCGGCGCTGAGCGCGGCGGGCTTCCTGCGCCGGCGCGGCGCGGAGCGCGGTGAGTTCTACGCGCTGATGCTCTTCGCCTCGGCGGGCATGAGCCTGCTGGCCGTGTCGGCCGAGCTCATCACCATCTTCGTCAACATCGAGGTGCTCTCCATCGGCACCTACGCCCTCACCTCCTATCTGCGCCGGGGCACGCGGCCGAGCGAGGCGGGCTTCAAGTACTTCATCCTGGGGGCCTTCTCCTCGGCGGTGCTGCTGTACGGCGCGGCGCTGCTGTACGGGGCCACCGGGCACACCCGGCTGTCGGAGCTGAGCGCGGCGCTGCCGGGCGCGCTCGTGGACCACCGGGCGCTCGTCTACAGCGGCGTCATCCTGGTGGCGGCCGGCTTTGCCTTCAAGGTGGCCGCGGTGCCCTTCCACATGTGGACCCCGGACGTGTACGAGGGCGCGCCCACCCCCGTCACCGCGCTGATGAGCGCGGGCGTGAAGGCGGCTGCCTTCGCGGCGCTGGTGCGCGTGTTCCTGTCGGTGTCCCAGGGCATGGATCCGCAGGTGCCCTTCGTCATCTTCTCCGTGCTCGCGTTCCTGTCGATGATCATCGGCAACCTGCTGGCCCTGCCCCAGCGCAACGTGAAGCGCATGCTGGCGTACTCATCCATCGCCCACGCCGGGTACCTGCTGGTGGGCGTGGCGTCGCTGTTCGTCAACCGGCCGGGGGAGCAGTTCCGGCTGCTGGCCCCTACCCTGCTGGGGGCGGGCTCGCCGCTGGAGATCGCCCGCGCGGACGCGCTGCGCGGCATCCTCTTCTACCTGCTGGCCTACACCGTCACCGCGGCGGGCGCCTTCGCGCTCGTCTCCTCGCTGGAGCGCCGCGAGGACGAGGAGAAGGGAACCGCGTGGGACCTGGACCGCTTCAGCGGCCTGGCCCAGCGGCGGCCGGGCTGGGCCCTGGCGATGGCGGTGTTCATGCTGTCGCTGAGTGGCATCCCGCCCACCATCGGCTTCATGGGCAAGCTGCTCCTCTTCCGCAGCGCGGTGGACACGGGCCTCGTCGGCCTGGCCATCGTGGGCATGCTGACCAGCGCCGTGGGCGTGTACTACTACCTGCGCGTCATTGTTTACATGTTCATGCGGCCGGTGCCCGAGGGCGCGCACACGCTGGAGCGCATCTGGACCACCGAGCTCACCCTGGTGCTGTCCACCGCCGCCGTGGTGGTGCTGGGCATTCTGCCGGGGCCCGTGACGGGCTGGCTCGCGCAGGCCGGGACGCTCTTCATCGGCCCGTAG